Part of the Candidatus Desulfatibia profunda genome, AGCGTATATCCCACGGCCAGCTTGGCGGCGATCTTGGCAATCGGAAAACCGGTGGCCTTGGAAGCAAGGGCGGAACTGCGCGAAACCCTGGGATTCATCTCAATCACCACCAATTCGCCGTTTTGAGGATTAACGGCGAACTGGACATTGGATCCGCCGGTATCCACACCGATCTCCCGCATGATGGCAATGGAGGCATCCCGCATGGCCTGGTATTCCTTATCGGAAAGCGTCTGGGCCGGCGCAACCGTAATGCTGTCGCCGGTATGGATTCCCATGGGATCCATATTTTCAATACTGCAGATGATGACCACGTTATCATGCTTGTCGCGCATCACTTCGAGCTCATATTCCTTCCACCCCAGAACGGACTCCTCCAGCATGACCTGTCCGATCAGGCTGGCGTCGAGTCCGGCCTTGGCCATGATTTCCAGATCTTCGGGATTAAAGGCAGCGCCGCCGCCGGTGCCGCCCAGAGTGTAACTGGGACGCACAATGATCGGAAACCCGATCTGTTCGGCAACCTTTCGAACCGTTTCCATATTGGTTGCAAAACCGCTCTTGGGGATGCGCAGCCCGATGCGTTCCATCGCTTTTCGAAAAAGCTCCCGGTCTTCGGCCTTTTTAATCGATTCGACGGATGCTCCGATCATTTCAACCCCGTAGGTGTCAAGTACCCCCATGCGGGCTAACTCCACGGCCGTGTTTAGGCCGGTTTGGCCGCCCAGCGTCGGAAGCAGGGCGCAGGGGCGTTCTCTTGCGATGATTTTGGCAACGGTCTCCGGGACAACCGGTTCAATATAGGTGTGATCGGCCATTTCAGGGTCGGTCATGATCGTAGCGGGGTTACTATTGACCAGGACAACTTCATAACCCTCTTCTTTCAAGGCCTTGCAGGCCTGAGTTCCGGAATAATCGAATTCACACGCCTGGCTGATGATAATCGGACCGGCGCCGATGATGAGGATCTTTTTTATGTCGGTGCGTTTGGGCATTCTTCTTATAGAATCATAGTAACAGTAAAGCCACTAAGGCACAAAGGCACAAAGAAAGAGTTATATTATAATTTTAGTGTCTTAGTGCCTTTGTGGCGGAACTATTATGAATCATCTTTTTAAATTCATCAAACAGATATTTGGCATCGTGAGGGCCGGGTGATGCTTCGGGATGGTATTGGGCCGTGAAGATCCGATAGGCACGGTGCCGGAAGCCCTCCAGCGTATTGTCGTTCAAGTTGATGTGGGTTATTTCAACATTTTTCCCTCTAAGGCTGTCTATGTCAACTGCAAATCCGTGGTTTTGAGATGTGATTTCGACCCTGCCGGTTAAAAGGTTCTTTACGGGCTGATTGGCGCCGCGATGTCCGAATTTCAATTTAAAGGTGCTTCCTCCCAGGGCAAGTCCCAAAAGCTGGTGCCCCAAACAGATGCCGAACATGGGAACATATCCCAAAAGCTGCCGGATGGTTTCGATGGCATAGGTCACCGGTTCGGGATCACCGGGGCCGTTGGATAAAAAGATACCGTCCGGCTGCATGGCCCGCACAGTGTCGGCCCCGGTTGTTGCCGGGATCACAACCGTTTCAAATCCCGAGTGTTCCAGGCACCGTAAAATGTTATATTTTATCCCGTAATCAAAAGCCGCTACCGACGGCTTCCGGCCTTTATGTTTCCAGACGGTGTGGTCTAAAGCAATATCACCTTGCTCCCCCAAAACCGGTTTCCCGTCAATCCAGTAATAGGGGACCCGGGTTGTGACCCCCTTGGCAAGATCCTGTCCCACCATTGTCGGTATCTGCCGGGCCCGCTGAACACACGCTGAGGGATCGAGATCTTGCGTGGAAATAAAGGCCCGCATGGCCCCGGCATTGCGGATATGCAGCGTCAGGGCACGGGTGTCTATTTCCTCAACGCCGAGCACTCCCTGCGCCTTGAGGTATTCGGCCAGGGGGGAGGTAGATCTGTAATTGCTTGGAAAGTCCTGATACTCTTTTACCAAAAAGCCCGCAACCTGGATGCGGTCGGACTCAACGTCCTCGGGATTGATGCCGTAGTTTCCAATCAAAGGATAGGTCATGGTTACCAGTTGTCCGTTATAGGACGGATCGGTGAGGATCTCCTGGTATCCGGTCATGCTGGTATTGAAGACAACTTCCCCCTTGGCTTCGCCGGGGCCGGTAAAGCTGCGGCACGGAAATGTTCTTCCATCTTCAAGGGCTAAAAGAGCTTTCATGAT contains:
- the carA gene encoding glutamine-hydrolyzing carbamoyl-phosphate synthase small subunit encodes the protein MKALLALEDGRTFPCRSFTGPGEAKGEVVFNTSMTGYQEILTDPSYNGQLVTMTYPLIGNYGINPEDVESDRIQVAGFLVKEYQDFPSNYRSTSPLAEYLKAQGVLGVEEIDTRALTLHIRNAGAMRAFISTQDLDPSACVQRARQIPTMVGQDLAKGVTTRVPYYWIDGKPVLGEQGDIALDHTVWKHKGRKPSVAAFDYGIKYNILRCLEHSGFETVVIPATTGADTVRAMQPDGIFLSNGPGDPEPVTYAIETIRQLLGYVPMFGICLGHQLLGLALGGSTFKLKFGHRGANQPVKNLLTGRVEITSQNHGFAVDIDSLRGKNVEITHINLNDNTLEGFRHRAYRIFTAQYHPEASPGPHDAKYLFDEFKKMIHNSSATKALRH
- the carB gene encoding carbamoyl-phosphate synthase large subunit, coding for MPKRTDIKKILIIGAGPIIISQACEFDYSGTQACKALKEEGYEVVLVNSNPATIMTDPEMADHTYIEPVVPETVAKIIARERPCALLPTLGGQTGLNTAVELARMGVLDTYGVEMIGASVESIKKAEDRELFRKAMERIGLRIPKSGFATNMETVRKVAEQIGFPIIVRPSYTLGGTGGGAAFNPEDLEIMAKAGLDASLIGQVMLEESVLGWKEYELEVMRDKHDNVVIICSIENMDPMGIHTGDSITVAPAQTLSDKEYQAMRDASIAIMREIGVDTGGSNVQFAVNPQNGELVVIEMNPRVSRSSALASKATGFPIAKIAAKLAVGYTL